One region of Astyanax mexicanus isolate ESR-SI-001 chromosome 15, AstMex3_surface, whole genome shotgun sequence genomic DNA includes:
- the LOC125781174 gene encoding uncharacterized protein LOC125781174, with translation MSFFSAPKLNQAELQLERAPPTVWIIGDSYIRRGEEIARSSLGGDLGLQAEVSWFGWGGLRWRDLVPFFNHSLRGRTAPDVLIVHCGGNDLGGMNSVHLSTEMKGDLIDLHRRFPHMKLLLSDITPRRQWRSTTHPKKIDAARKRVNREMCDFILGVEGGVIHHPDIVFHDPRLFLRDRVHLSPLGNKLFLHDIAESLKTFI, from the exons ATGTCTTTTTTCAGTGCGCCTAAACTGAATCAGGCCGAGCTCCAGCTGGAGAGAG ctcCTCCCACGGTATGGATCATAGGGGACAGCTATATTCGCCGTGGGGAGGAAATAGCGAGGAGCTCATTGGGAGGTGACCTGGGACTGCAGGCCGAGGTCAGCTGGTTCGGGTGGGGGGGACTGAGGTGGCGAGACCTCGTCCCGTTCTTTAACCATTCCCTGAGAGGAAGAACGGCTCCGGACGTGCTGATCGTCCACTGTGGCGGGAACGACCTCGGAGGGATGAACTCCGTTCATCTCAGCACAGAGATGAAGGGGGATCTGATTGATCTCCACCGTCGTTTCCCACACATGAAGCTCCTGCTGTCAGATATCACCCCCCGCCGTCAGTGGAGGTCCACCACTCACCCCAAGAAGATCGACGCGGCCCGGAAACGGGTGAACCGCGAGATGTGCGATTTCATCTTGGGAGTGGAGGGGGGTGTTATTCATCACCCAGACATCGTGTTCCACGACCCTCGGCTCTTCCTCAGAGACCGGGTTCACCTGTCCCCTTTGGGGAACAAACTGTTTTTACATGACATCGCAGAATCCCTGAAAACCTTTATCTAA